The DNA sequence CAGGTCGATGAAGCGATAACGCAGGCGGGTTTCCTCGCCGACGTCGGAGTATTCGTTGAGCGGGAACGGCGGGGTTTCCGCTTCGTTGAGCACGTTCAGCTGGTAGCCGAGAATCTCGATGGCACCGGACGCCATGTTGGCATTCACCGCACCCTCAGGGCGCTTGCGCACCTTGCCGGTGATCTGCACGACGTACTCGCTGCGCACGCGGTCGGCAGCGGCGAAGGTTTCGGCGCGATCCGGGTCGAACACGACCTGGGCCATGCCTTCGCGGTCACGGATGTCGAGGAAGATCACCCCGCCGTGGTCGCGGCGACGATGGACCCAGCCGCAAAGGGTGACTTCCTGGCCGTCCAGGCTCTCGTTCAGTTGGCCGCAATAATGGCTGCGCATCATGATGGTGGTTTCGCTTCTCGTGATTCGTGTATTCGGTGGAGGCCTTGGCCGCCCGGAGGGCTAATACTGCAAGACCCGGTCACAGCATTCAACTCAGTCGGCCTTGTCGCCGCCTGCCAGATTCTTTTTCGCCCCGGTCTTGAAGTCGGTTTCGTACCAACCATTACCGCTCAGGCGGAAGCCTGGCACCGACAGCAGCTTCTTCAGCGCCGGCGCCTGGCAGGCCGGGCAATCGGTCAGCGGCGCGGCGCTGATCTTCTGCAGTACTTCCATGCGGTGCTCGCAGGATGCACATTGATAGTCATAAAGGGGCATGGGTGTCTCTCGTCAACCATAACGCTGGCTGCCGGGGCAGCAAAAAGCGGGATTATATATGGTTAGCAAGCACTGCGCAGCCCGCCCGGCGATCAGCGCGTGCTTGGTGGGTCCTGCAGCCAGGCGACGCAGATCACCCGGATCAACCCGCTGAAATTGCGCACCCCACCCTGGCGCAGGTGCACTTCGCGGTCGACGTAGGACAGCACGGCGCTGACCGAACAGCGGTTGGCCGCAGCGATGCGTTCGAGGATACCCCAGTAGACGGCTTCCAGGCGCAGGCACGTGGAAAAACCGTT is a window from the Pseudomonas anuradhapurensis genome containing:
- a CDS encoding FmdB family zinc ribbon protein; translation: MPLYDYQCASCEHRMEVLQKISAAPLTDCPACQAPALKKLLSVPGFRLSGNGWYETDFKTGAKKNLAGGDKAD
- a CDS encoding ribbon-helix-helix domain-containing protein, producing MMQASKRVAGQGCWPGKQCIDPFKADFDMQQTQPVSRSVRLNGFSTCLRLEAVYWGILERIAAANRCSVSAVLSYVDREVHLRQGGVRNFSGLIRVICVAWLQDPPSTR